Proteins co-encoded in one bacterium genomic window:
- a CDS encoding PAS domain S-box protein produces MHPLLKRQLKKSLGTLDELSPELEALLEAVSQTYEQADLDHELLERALEMTSEELLVANDELRARHAALEAEVHSRTAELADASTELRVEVAERAAIEQALRESDQRYRALAEHSPTGIFHSDPQGKTLYVNKAWSDITGLSLEQALEDGWRDAIHPADRDFKVAEWNDAIKRQRPLRGRGYRVLRPDGSIVWVEGFAAPLLNDTGEILGYVGSIYDITSQKESEEIIRESEEKYRTLFEQSHDVIYISTVDGRFIDINPAGVELFGFKSREHLLNADLGRDLYVDPEERRQLVRRLMEEGSVHAVELHLKAQDDRPLTVLASINTVRDAKGDATAFRGILHDITATKQLERELRQSQKMEAIGRLAGGVAHDFNNLLTAVIGYADLISMTLPASSSLTRHAEEIKAVSKRGAALTNQLLSFSRRRALAPTIVSVNQSVADMNELLSRLIATDVELVTELEAEDDFIRADPTQLEQIIINLVINARDAMPEGGILRISTRSLDSERVLNTRHALSGKGPWIRLAVSDTGTGIPEEIQDQIFEPFFSTKDDSKGTGLGLSTVYGAVQQNGGSVYFSSQPGLGTTFEIFLPTVDDRPEVIDDETTPMADLHGSETVLVAEDEPAVRSLLTNLLLQQGYHVLAAENGEEALEIARSFDGTIDLLISDIVMPKLNGIDLARTLRKELPHVRIGLLTGYSQSETVLDSVCDFYLIKPFAPKVLALRARQILDRAPSHS; encoded by the coding sequence GTGCATCCCCTGCTGAAACGACAGCTCAAAAAGTCGCTCGGGACACTCGATGAGCTCTCCCCCGAGCTCGAAGCCCTCCTGGAAGCCGTCAGCCAAACCTACGAGCAGGCCGATCTCGACCATGAGCTTCTCGAAAGAGCGCTCGAGATGACTTCGGAGGAACTGCTTGTCGCCAACGACGAGCTCCGAGCCCGGCACGCCGCGCTCGAGGCCGAGGTACACAGCCGCACGGCCGAGCTCGCCGACGCCAGCACCGAACTGCGAGTTGAAGTCGCAGAGAGAGCCGCCATCGAACAGGCGCTGCGGGAGAGCGATCAGCGCTACCGGGCGCTCGCAGAGCACTCGCCGACGGGCATTTTCCACTCCGACCCCCAGGGCAAAACCCTCTACGTCAACAAGGCCTGGAGCGACATCACCGGGCTGTCTCTGGAACAAGCCCTGGAGGACGGCTGGCGCGACGCGATTCATCCCGCGGATCGGGACTTCAAGGTCGCGGAGTGGAACGACGCCATAAAGAGGCAGCGCCCGCTCAGGGGGCGCGGGTACCGCGTGCTCAGACCCGACGGCAGCATTGTCTGGGTCGAAGGTTTCGCTGCGCCATTGCTCAACGATACCGGTGAGATTCTCGGTTACGTCGGATCGATCTACGACATCACATCGCAGAAGGAGTCCGAGGAGATCATCCGCGAGTCCGAAGAGAAGTACCGAACTCTCTTCGAGCAATCTCACGACGTCATCTACATCAGCACGGTTGACGGACGATTCATCGACATCAATCCGGCGGGCGTCGAGCTGTTCGGCTTCAAGTCGAGAGAACACCTACTCAACGCCGACCTCGGCCGCGATCTCTACGTCGATCCAGAGGAACGCAGACAACTGGTGCGACGGTTGATGGAAGAGGGGTCGGTTCATGCCGTCGAGCTGCACCTGAAGGCCCAGGACGACAGGCCGCTCACCGTCCTGGCATCGATCAACACCGTGCGGGATGCCAAGGGTGACGCTACCGCCTTTCGCGGCATCTTGCACGACATCACCGCAACCAAGCAGCTCGAGCGCGAGCTGAGGCAGAGCCAGAAAATGGAAGCGATCGGCCGGTTGGCGGGCGGGGTCGCGCACGATTTCAACAATCTGCTTACCGCGGTCATCGGGTACGCCGACCTGATCAGCATGACCCTGCCGGCGAGCTCTTCGCTGACCCGTCATGCCGAGGAGATCAAGGCCGTCTCGAAGCGCGGCGCGGCTCTCACCAACCAACTCCTCTCCTTCAGCCGGAGAAGAGCCTTAGCGCCAACGATCGTGTCCGTGAACCAAAGCGTCGCCGACATGAACGAGCTGCTCAGCCGGCTCATAGCCACAGACGTGGAGCTTGTCACGGAGCTCGAGGCGGAAGACGACTTCATCCGCGCCGATCCGACTCAGCTCGAGCAGATCATCATCAATCTGGTGATCAACGCTCGCGACGCGATGCCCGAGGGCGGCATCCTTCGCATCAGCACACGCAGCCTCGACTCGGAAAGGGTCCTCAACACCCGCCACGCGCTGTCGGGAAAGGGACCCTGGATCCGGCTTGCGGTCAGCGACACCGGAACTGGAATACCTGAGGAGATCCAAGATCAGATTTTCGAGCCGTTTTTCAGCACCAAGGACGACTCCAAGGGCACCGGACTCGGACTGTCCACCGTCTACGGAGCAGTTCAACAGAACGGCGGCTCGGTCTACTTCTCGAGCCAGCCCGGGTTGGGCACGACCTTCGAGATCTTCTTGCCCACCGTCGATGACCGGCCCGAAGTCATCGATGACGAGACCACTCCGATGGCCGACCTGCACGGCTCGGAAACCGTGCTCGTTGCCGAGGACGAACCGGCGGTTCGTTCGCTGCTCACCAACCTGCTGCTTCAACAGGGTTATCACGTGCTTGCGGCCGAGAACGGCGAGGAGGCGCTCGAGATAGCCCGGTCCTTCGACGGCACCATTGACCTCCTGATCTCGGACATCGTCATGCCCAAGCTCAACGGAATCGACCTGGCCCGTACGTTGCGCAAGGAACTGCCGCACGTCCGCATCGGGCTTCTCACCGGCTATTCCCAGAGCGAGACCGTCCTCGACTCGGTGTGTGATTTCTACCTGATCAAGCCGTTTGCCCCGAAGGTGCTGGCGCTGCGAGCCCGGCAGATTCTCGACCGCGCTCCCTCGCATTCCTGA